One Microcoleus sp. FACHB-672 genomic window, CTCTACATCAAATGAATATCGGCTTTCTTTTTCAGAACTCTTAAAAGGCTATGACCCTTAAAACTGTTTGATTTTGAAAAGCTGATAACCTGCCAAAAATCGCCTACTAAGCACCTGACAGCTTTGGCTTGTTAAGCAATAAGACTTTTTATTGCTTTCTGGTAAGAATTTTGTATTACAAGCAAAACTGCTGGGCTTTGAGCTTTGGGATCGAGTACACCTGAAGCAAAGCAAAAAAAACGACTTCTTGAACTGAATTTTCTAACAATTTAGGGGGAAATTATGGAAACTCTTGCTTACACACATCTAGCAGTAGCGTATGAAGAACCTGCCAACAGCGAGCTAAATTTAGCCGGCATCAACTGGAAAAAGCTTTCTAGCCGTACTTTTATTCGTTTCCTGTCCTTAGCAATGGCGTTGAGTATTGTCAGCATGGCCGGCAACGCTTTTGCCGCACTGCGTCGTGGGAATAGTGGCGCACAAGTCACCAATCTTCAAACTCGCTTAATCAATGCCGGCTACTATAATGGCCCGGTCACCGGCTACTTTGGCAGCCTGACTGAGGCAGCAGTCAAACGCTTTCAGCAAGCTAAGAAGATATCTGTGGATGGCGTTGCCGGTTCGGTGACGCTGTCATACCTGCCAAACGGTAGCGGTGGCGGTACTGGCTATCCCAGTCGTACCCTCTCTCGCGGTTCTAATGGCCAAGATGTGGTGAACCTCCAGAATAAGTTGCGTGCATCTGGCTTTTATAATGGGCCGGTGACCGGATATTATGGCTCCTTAACTGAGGCAGCAGTGAAGCGCTTCCAACAATATTACGGGTTAAAGAGTGATGGAATTGCCGGCTCTCGGACGCTTGGGGTGATACAAACTGTAGCCATTGCGCCCTCACCCGCTCGCCTGTCATAGACTGGGGAACGAAGCC contains:
- a CDS encoding peptidoglycan-binding domain-containing protein, producing METLAYTHLAVAYEEPANSELNLAGINWKKLSSRTFIRFLSLAMALSIVSMAGNAFAALRRGNSGAQVTNLQTRLINAGYYNGPVTGYFGSLTEAAVKRFQQAKKISVDGVAGSVTLSYLPNGSGGGTGYPSRTLSRGSNGQDVVNLQNKLRASGFYNGPVTGYYGSLTEAAVKRFQQYYGLKSDGIAGSRTLGVIQTVAIAPSPARLS